In a genomic window of Sulfurimonas denitrificans DSM 1251:
- the ccoG gene encoding cytochrome c oxidase accessory protein CcoG — protein sequence MSEEIKGFKIPTAWRIKRYYFFILLTIMALVLPWIEVNGSHFFLLSFDKLKLHLGFVQFDMQELYLLPFLLMMLFLGIFGMTVMGGRVFCGWICPQTIFRVIYRDVIETKLLKLRKRIKNKQLEPDMSIAQNKIKRAVAILLWVVLSFVASANLIWFFVPPEDFFAYMSDPFEHMILLGTLVSSALFLIYDIVFLQEDYCIYVCPYSRIQSVLYDENTVMALYNTNRGGHIYNSDKEKVFTKQKDLQAVEAHAECTACESCVTVCPTHIDIRKGLQLECINCLECVDACTVVMGKLGKPSLVTWSSEYEIIDKKGKTKYFRPKIIAYIVLLIGIAVAMIIMGSKKENMLLNINKENRLYSVHKESDGRVVVENAYEFLLQNTQNKTLNFYFEVILPQGLKGTLEIEKPKDSFDVTPDVKKKKIVVLRTYDKLADDSRHDTIIPITIRAYAVGHEGEIEVLRESTFTYPREDILREAK from the coding sequence ATGAGTGAAGAGATAAAAGGTTTTAAAATACCTACCGCTTGGAGAATAAAAAGATATTATTTCTTTATTCTTTTGACAATTATGGCTTTGGTTTTACCTTGGATTGAGGTAAATGGGAGTCACTTTTTTCTACTTAGTTTTGATAAATTAAAGCTTCATCTTGGATTTGTTCAGTTTGATATGCAGGAGTTATATCTTTTACCATTTTTATTAATGATGCTGTTTTTGGGAATTTTTGGTATGACGGTTATGGGTGGAAGAGTGTTTTGTGGCTGGATTTGTCCGCAAACTATTTTTCGGGTAATCTACCGTGATGTGATTGAGACAAAACTGCTAAAACTTAGAAAGCGTATAAAAAACAAACAACTAGAACCAGATATGAGTATTGCTCAAAACAAGATAAAAAGAGCTGTTGCTATTTTGCTTTGGGTTGTGCTCTCTTTTGTCGCTAGTGCAAATCTTATCTGGTTTTTTGTGCCGCCTGAAGATTTTTTTGCTTACATGTCAGATCCTTTTGAACATATGATTTTGCTTGGTACTTTAGTATCATCTGCACTTTTTCTCATTTATGATATTGTATTTTTACAAGAGGATTACTGTATTTATGTATGTCCATATTCAAGGATACAGTCTGTTTTATATGATGAAAATACTGTTATGGCGCTTTATAATACAAACAGAGGCGGACATATCTACAATAGTGACAAAGAAAAAGTATTTACAAAACAAAAAGATCTCCAAGCAGTTGAAGCTCACGCAGAGTGTACTGCATGTGAGAGTTGTGTAACAGTTTGTCCGACACATATCGACATACGCAAAGGGTTACAGCTTGAGTGTATTAACTGTTTAGAGTGTGTTGATGCATGTACTGTTGTTATGGGAAAACTAGGCAAACCATCTCTTGTTACTTGGTCGAGTGAATATGAGATTATAGATAAAAAAGGCAAGACAAAATACTTCCGTCCAAAGATTATTGCGTACATTGTGCTTCTTATTGGAATCGCTGTTGCGATGATTATTATGGGTAGTAAAAAAGAGAATATGCTTCTAAATATAAACAAAGAAAATCGCTTATACTCTGTTCATAAAGAGAGCGATGGAAGAGTTGTAGTAGAGAACGCTTATGAGTTTTTACTACAAAATACGCAGAATAAAACTCTAAACTTCTACTTTGAAGTTATATTGCCTCAAGGTCTAAAGGGAACTTTAGAGATTGAAAAACCAAAAGACTCTTTTGATGTAACACCTGATGTGAAAAAGAAAAAAATTGTAGTGCTTAGAACATATGATAAGTTAGCAGATGATTCAAGACATGATACGATTATTCCCATAACCATACGTGCTTATGCAGTAGGACATGAGGGAGAGATAGAAGTTCTTAGAGAGTCAACTTTTACCTATCCACGAGAAGATATCTTAAGAGAGGCTAAATAA
- the metH gene encoding methionine synthase yields the protein MTTKEYILKTIKNRPLIIDGAMGTQLQQRDDKISKEAWEGNEGCNELLNVTAPEILSEIFHAYLTSGADFVTTNTFGSFSWVLDEYQIGHRAYELTYAGAKLAKDECKKFSTPTHPRFCLGSIGPGTKLPSLGHITYDEMYKGYTEFCLALIDGGVDVFLLETAQDPLQIKAALHACNEASKQRGVEIPIMVSVTIELSGTMLIGTDAQTIATILEPFDILSLGFNCGTGPEQVLKHVKTLSEIWHKPISVHANAGLPQNRGGYTYYPMGPDEFAAKQQSFLEFDGVSFLGGCCGTTPQHIRALVNLVSDIAPKAPSGKHENSLASLFSTVPLMQESSALLIGERSNATGSKAFRELLLAEDYEGTLSVAQQQVRAGAHVLDVSVGFAGRDETKDMNRVMSLYAQKIALPLMPDSTQTAALEEALKLIGAKPIINSVNLEDGIEKFDAVCSLAKKFGAALVCLTIDEIGMAKSVERKLEVAERIYDLAVNKHGIRAENLVFDLLTFTLGSGDEEYLDAGINTIEAIRELRRRHPEVGATLGLSNISFGLDKDARPYLNSMFLHHCNEAGLTSVIINVAHIIPINKISKEDQEICDNLIFNRKPNAAALFEFIDHFSTKEAVDNNAVDEAYLAMSDEEKIAKLLMDGDKDRMIPLVEEARHKVAPEKIVNEILIDAMKVVGELFGSGQMQLPFVLQSAETMKKTVDYLNPYLPKIDKSVDTTLALGTVKGDVHDVGKNLVDIILSNNGFKVKNLGIKVDIGEFIQSIKESNATALGMSGLLVKSTQVMKENLETLQKEGIKIPVLLGGAALTRSFIDDFCRPLYDGPIFYCKDAFDGVTAMSRIEAGNFDTNLHPKDSQEKIVKIKEEVIIPPFSELKMPSRDVTVPTPPFWGRRELKLTPQQIEMAFDWINHKLLFKSRWGYSSKGLSEEAYEKQLNDIVWPAYEKLKKRFIEEKLFEPTIIYGYWPCRSDDDSLLIFDESRGYNSQEEINREDLDKVRNQAIEKFTFPRQSRQPHRALSDFFHSDRDDVVAFTCVSAGSKLSDVERGIYDRGEYTEYYQFHGLGVELAEALAEIVHKQIRLDLNISDGEGSKLSDVQMNRYQGSRYSFGYAACPDLELNRPLFNLLKPEEFGIELSETFQIHPEQSTSALVVYHPNATYYNV from the coding sequence ATGACAACTAAAGAGTATATCTTAAAAACTATCAAAAACAGACCGCTCATTATAGATGGAGCTATGGGAACACAGCTCCAACAGCGAGATGACAAAATCTCAAAAGAGGCTTGGGAGGGCAACGAGGGTTGTAATGAACTCTTAAATGTTACCGCTCCAGAGATACTCAGCGAGATTTTTCACGCTTATCTTACATCTGGTGCAGACTTTGTTACAACTAACACCTTTGGCTCATTCTCTTGGGTTTTAGATGAGTACCAAATCGGGCATCGTGCTTATGAGCTAACATATGCTGGAGCAAAACTTGCAAAAGATGAGTGCAAAAAATTCTCAACTCCAACTCATCCACGCTTCTGTCTTGGCTCAATCGGACCAGGTACAAAGCTTCCATCTCTTGGACATATAACTTATGATGAGATGTACAAGGGTTATACTGAGTTTTGTTTAGCACTTATAGATGGTGGTGTTGATGTTTTTTTACTAGAGACCGCTCAAGACCCGCTCCAGATAAAAGCAGCCCTTCATGCGTGCAATGAAGCTTCAAAGCAAAGAGGCGTAGAGATTCCTATCATGGTCTCCGTTACAATTGAGCTTAGTGGAACTATGCTCATCGGAACAGATGCGCAAACGATAGCAACCATCCTTGAGCCATTTGATATATTGAGTCTAGGATTTAACTGCGGAACAGGTCCTGAACAAGTACTAAAACATGTAAAAACTTTGAGCGAAATTTGGCATAAACCAATCAGCGTTCACGCAAACGCTGGGCTTCCTCAAAATCGTGGAGGATACACATACTATCCAATGGGACCAGATGAATTTGCAGCAAAACAGCAGAGCTTTTTGGAGTTTGATGGTGTTAGCTTTTTGGGTGGATGTTGCGGGACAACTCCACAACACATAAGAGCGTTGGTAAACCTTGTTAGTGATATAGCTCCAAAAGCACCAAGTGGAAAACATGAGAACTCCTTAGCATCTCTTTTTTCTACAGTTCCGCTTATGCAAGAGTCTTCGGCTCTGCTTATAGGAGAGCGTTCAAACGCAACAGGTTCAAAAGCATTTCGTGAGCTTCTCTTAGCTGAAGATTATGAGGGAACTCTAAGTGTAGCACAACAACAAGTAAGAGCAGGAGCGCACGTGCTAGATGTCAGCGTTGGCTTTGCTGGACGTGATGAGACAAAAGATATGAACAGAGTAATGAGTCTTTATGCCCAAAAAATAGCACTCCCTCTTATGCCAGACTCAACACAAACAGCAGCCCTTGAAGAGGCATTAAAACTAATCGGTGCAAAACCTATAATCAACTCAGTAAATCTTGAAGATGGAATAGAGAAATTTGATGCCGTCTGCTCTCTTGCTAAAAAATTTGGTGCTGCTCTTGTTTGTCTAACTATTGATGAGATAGGCATGGCAAAGAGCGTTGAGAGAAAGCTTGAAGTTGCGGAGCGCATCTATGATTTGGCAGTAAACAAACATGGCATAAGAGCTGAAAATCTAGTCTTTGACCTTCTTACATTTACGCTTGGAAGTGGCGATGAAGAGTATCTTGATGCTGGTATAAACACTATTGAAGCCATAAGAGAATTAAGACGCAGACACCCAGAAGTAGGCGCTACACTAGGACTCTCAAACATCTCTTTTGGGCTTGATAAAGATGCAAGACCATATCTAAACTCCATGTTTTTACACCACTGCAATGAAGCTGGGTTAACAAGTGTTATCATAAACGTAGCCCATATTATTCCTATAAACAAGATAAGCAAAGAAGATCAAGAGATTTGCGATAACCTCATCTTCAACCGCAAACCAAATGCGGCAGCACTCTTTGAGTTTATAGACCACTTTAGCACAAAAGAAGCAGTTGATAACAACGCAGTGGATGAAGCATATTTAGCCATGAGTGATGAAGAAAAAATCGCAAAACTGCTAATGGACGGCGACAAAGATAGAATGATTCCACTTGTTGAAGAGGCACGTCATAAGGTAGCTCCTGAGAAAATCGTAAATGAGATACTAATTGATGCTATGAAAGTTGTAGGCGAACTCTTTGGCTCTGGGCAGATGCAGCTCCCTTTTGTTCTGCAAAGTGCGGAAACTATGAAAAAAACAGTCGATTATCTAAACCCATACTTGCCGAAAATTGATAAAAGTGTAGATACAACTTTAGCGCTTGGAACAGTAAAGGGCGATGTGCATGACGTTGGTAAAAATCTTGTAGATATTATCCTCTCAAACAACGGTTTTAAAGTTAAAAATCTTGGTATAAAAGTAGATATTGGTGAATTTATACAGAGCATAAAAGAGTCAAATGCCACAGCTCTTGGGATGAGCGGTTTACTTGTTAAATCAACACAAGTTATGAAAGAAAATCTTGAAACACTCCAAAAAGAGGGGATAAAAATACCAGTCTTACTAGGTGGTGCCGCACTTACCCGCTCCTTTATAGATGATTTTTGCCGTCCATTATATGATGGTCCTATATTTTACTGCAAAGATGCATTTGATGGCGTAACCGCTATGAGCCGTATTGAAGCTGGAAATTTTGATACAAATCTTCACCCAAAAGATTCTCAAGAAAAAATAGTAAAGATAAAAGAAGAGGTAATTATTCCTCCATTTAGCGAACTCAAAATGCCATCGCGTGATGTTACTGTACCAACACCTCCTTTTTGGGGAAGACGCGAACTTAAACTTACACCTCAACAAATTGAGATGGCTTTTGATTGGATAAACCATAAACTGCTTTTTAAATCACGTTGGGGATACAGTTCAAAAGGCTTGAGTGAAGAAGCTTACGAAAAACAGCTAAACGATATAGTCTGGCCAGCTTATGAGAAGTTAAAAAAGCGTTTTATTGAAGAGAAACTCTTTGAACCTACCATTATATATGGATATTGGCCGTGCAGAAGTGATGATGATTCTCTGCTTATTTTTGATGAAAGCAGAGGCTACAATAGCCAAGAAGAGATTAATCGCGAAGATCTTGATAAGGTAAGAAACCAAGCGATAGAGAAGTTTACTTTTCCACGCCAATCACGACAACCTCACAGAGCCTTGAGTGATTTCTTCCATAGTGATAGAGATGATGTGGTTGCTTTTACATGTGTTAGTGCTGGATCAAAACTAAGCGATGTAGAGAGAGGGATTTATGATAGAGGCGAATACACAGAGTACTATCAATTTCACGGTCTTGGAGTTGAACTTGCAGAGGCCTTGGCAGAGATAGTACATAAACAGATAAGGCTTGACTTAAATATCTCTGATGGAGAGGGGAGCAAACTTAGCGATGTTCAGATGAACAGATATCAAGGCTCAAGATACTCGTTTGGTTATGCCGCATGTCCAGATTTAGAGCTTAATCGCCCACTCTTTAACCTTCTAAAGCCAGAAGAGTTTGGGATTGAGTTAAGTGAAACATTCCAAATTCATCCAGAGCAATCAACCTCCGCACTTGTGGTTTATCATCCAAATGCAACCTATTACAACGTATAG
- a CDS encoding YifB family Mg chelatase-like AAA ATPase, translating into MKMVACATYEGIEAKVVYVESTLTKGLPSFSVVGMASASINEAKERVKSALLCNEFTFPPKRITINLAPSDVKKEGSQFDLSIALLIALDYLEDDLSQWFVFGELGLDGVVKENLQLYPLLLSLAKQKIIKKSIVPYESLDKLSNIPDIDFYGVKNLNEAIALLKNSANAMPNIVHKKIEYPNISVRDQFYYYDEEYVEDFLDVKGQEVAKRAALISAAGFHNILLEGSPGCGKSMIAQRLRYILPPLSSDEILDIAKLDALDGKEPQFRPLRTFRSPHHSSTTASVFGGGSHTAKIGEVGLAHRGILFFDELPHFSKSVLEALREPLQDNKIRISRVNSKIEYPSDFLFVSAMNPCPCGNLLHKEKECRCRELDIQRYKNRLSEPFLDRIDLSVVMQPVSLHDRATISSKEMHEKVIEVHKIVKQREQRTFTAKLSDAEVDKYCILDKEANDILQRATMQFALSFRAIKKVQKISRTIADLESSVIIEKRHILEALSYRRRG; encoded by the coding sequence ATGAAAATGGTTGCATGTGCCACTTATGAAGGTATAGAAGCAAAAGTTGTTTATGTCGAATCCACTCTTACAAAGGGACTGCCCTCTTTTAGTGTTGTTGGAATGGCAAGCGCATCTATAAATGAGGCGAAAGAGCGTGTAAAATCTGCGCTTCTTTGCAATGAGTTTACATTTCCACCAAAACGAATTACAATCAACCTTGCTCCAAGTGACGTCAAAAAAGAGGGTAGTCAATTTGATCTGAGCATTGCTCTTTTAATTGCACTTGATTATCTTGAAGATGATTTAAGTCAATGGTTTGTTTTTGGAGAATTGGGTCTTGATGGCGTTGTTAAAGAGAATCTTCAGCTGTATCCGCTTCTGTTATCTCTTGCTAAGCAAAAGATAATTAAAAAATCAATAGTTCCATACGAGAGTTTGGATAAACTCTCAAATATACCAGATATAGATTTTTATGGTGTAAAAAATTTAAATGAGGCGATAGCACTTTTAAAAAATAGCGCAAATGCTATGCCTAATATAGTGCATAAAAAAATTGAGTATCCAAACATAAGTGTAAGAGATCAATTTTACTACTATGATGAAGAGTATGTTGAAGATTTTTTAGATGTCAAAGGGCAAGAGGTGGCAAAGAGGGCGGCACTTATAAGTGCCGCTGGATTTCACAATATTTTATTAGAGGGAAGCCCTGGATGCGGAAAAAGCATGATAGCGCAGCGCCTTAGATATATACTTCCTCCTCTTAGCAGTGATGAAATTTTAGATATTGCAAAGCTTGATGCTCTTGATGGTAAAGAGCCGCAATTTAGACCGCTTAGAACTTTTCGCTCTCCTCATCACTCATCTACAACTGCTAGTGTATTTGGTGGTGGAAGTCATACGGCAAAAATTGGAGAGGTTGGGTTGGCTCATCGTGGAATTTTATTTTTTGATGAACTTCCACACTTCTCTAAGAGTGTTTTAGAGGCTCTTCGTGAGCCACTTCAAGATAATAAAATACGAATTTCAAGAGTAAACTCTAAGATAGAATACCCGAGTGATTTTCTATTTGTAAGTGCAATGAACCCATGTCCATGCGGTAACTTACTGCATAAAGAGAAAGAGTGTAGATGTAGAGAGCTTGATATTCAAAGGTATAAAAACAGACTATCAGAACCATTTTTGGATAGGATTGATTTATCTGTTGTGATGCAACCTGTATCTTTGCACGACAGAGCAACTATTAGCTCTAAAGAGATGCATGAAAAAGTTATTGAGGTACATAAAATAGTAAAGCAAAGGGAGCAGCGCACTTTTACGGCAAAACTAAGTGATGCAGAGGTTGATAAATATTGCATACTTGATAAAGAAGCAAATGATATTTTACAAAGAGCTACAATGCAGTTTGCGCTATCATTTAGAGCTATAAAAAAAGTTCAAAAGATATCCCGTACTATTGCAGATTTGGAATCGAGTGTTATTATTGAGAAAAGACACATTTTAGAAGCTTTGAGTTATAGAAGAAGAGGCTAG
- the def gene encoding peptide deformylase translates to MKLTIVEYPDKRLKEKSKIVEKFDEELHKLLEAMYASMIESNGIGLAAIQVGYAKQVLLLNIPDDNDEQSRDSLIEMINPIITQSEGETIYQEGCLSVPSFYEDVSRFERVCVNYQDREGNTKTIEATGLLSVAIQHEIDHLHGVLFIDKLSYSRRKKFEKEYKKVQKEKKLSKNQFA, encoded by the coding sequence ATGAAGCTGACAATAGTAGAATATCCAGATAAAAGACTTAAAGAGAAATCAAAAATTGTTGAGAAATTTGATGAAGAGTTGCATAAACTCCTTGAAGCAATGTATGCATCTATGATAGAATCAAATGGCATAGGCTTAGCTGCTATTCAAGTTGGATATGCAAAACAGGTGCTACTTTTAAATATTCCAGACGACAATGATGAACAGTCAAGAGATTCGCTTATAGAGATGATAAATCCTATAATTACACAAAGTGAGGGAGAGACTATTTATCAAGAGGGCTGTTTAAGTGTACCTAGTTTTTATGAAGACGTTAGCAGATTTGAGAGAGTTTGTGTTAATTATCAAGATAGAGAAGGAAACACAAAGACAATTGAAGCAACTGGGTTGCTTAGTGTTGCAATACAACATGAGATAGACCATCTACATGGAGTACTGTTTATAGACAAACTCTCATACTCTCGCAGAAAAAAGTTTGAAAAAGAGTATAAAAAAGTCCAAAAAGAGAAAAAACTCTCAAAGAACCAATTCGCTTAA
- a CDS encoding YceI family protein — MKKLQFLAIALALGVSSLFGGVYKVDPSHTNVTFSVKHMMISTVNGEFQKFDGTFELDKKNKLIALSGEMEVESINTNIAKRDAHLKSDEIFDAKQFPKVTFVLDKIKGNKAYGKLTIKGTTKDVVLDYEFGGTVTDPWGKQRAGLSLSGKVDRRDYNITWNQALEAGGVVVSEIVKLNVEIQGILKGDDEF, encoded by the coding sequence ATGAAAAAATTGCAATTTCTTGCTATTGCGTTAGCTCTAGGTGTAAGTTCACTCTTTGGTGGTGTATATAAGGTGGATCCTTCTCACACGAATGTTACTTTTTCAGTTAAGCACATGATGATAAGCACAGTAAACGGAGAGTTTCAAAAATTTGATGGAACTTTTGAGCTAGATAAGAAAAACAAACTTATCGCTTTAAGTGGTGAGATGGAAGTTGAATCTATAAATACAAATATTGCAAAAAGAGATGCACATTTAAAGTCTGATGAGATATTTGATGCAAAACAGTTTCCAAAAGTCACTTTTGTCCTTGATAAAATAAAAGGTAATAAAGCTTATGGAAAATTAACTATCAAAGGCACTACAAAGGATGTTGTTCTTGATTATGAGTTTGGTGGTACTGTTACAGACCCATGGGGAAAACAGAGAGCTGGGCTTAGTCTAAGTGGTAAAGTTGATAGAAGAGATTACAACATTACATGGAACCAAGCTCTTGAAGCTGGTGGCGTTGTTGTAAGCGAAATTGTAAAACTTAATGTTGAGATACAAGGCATTTTAAAAGGTGATGATGAGTTTTAA
- a CDS encoding GGDEF domain-containing protein, translated as MAGPLRSRINRNNTTAKPLAAVTDKSVAVEPEGELELYSKEVLNALIKDGLPPTPNNFALYFDRLLEDKSQSARAHIASMLELEESNDAENSIMIEQSLKQGFSYIKNILSITANLYKNMALMTKILEKRKEDLEASGDIKEAKNIATSLGFDIIKLNEIIKKQSSSIKCMYDDTAKIIKNVENETIFDNQYGVYNKRYLMSKIEQEISLIMKFKHKSSLIMIELSRDLKASVANEKAVMLMTKTIARLLLKTSRRSDIVTHYGNGVFVMLLKHTDIESAKKASERLCELVSNSNFFLADREIQLKISVGITDITEDSSVEEIIVSSMDGIEKAYENPKLDYAVLLRKT; from the coding sequence ATGGCTGGACCTTTAAGGAGCAGAATAAATCGTAACAATACAACCGCAAAGCCGTTGGCAGCAGTTACAGACAAGAGTGTAGCTGTTGAACCAGAAGGCGAGCTTGAACTCTACTCAAAAGAGGTTTTAAACGCTCTTATTAAAGATGGATTGCCACCAACACCAAATAATTTTGCACTCTATTTTGATAGACTCCTAGAGGATAAGAGCCAAAGTGCACGTGCTCATATCGCTTCTATGCTAGAGCTTGAAGAGAGCAATGATGCAGAGAACTCTATTATGATTGAACAAAGCTTAAAACAGGGCTTCTCGTATATAAAAAATATTCTTAGCATTACTGCAAATTTATATAAAAATATGGCACTTATGACTAAAATTCTTGAAAAAAGAAAAGAAGACTTAGAAGCAAGCGGTGATATAAAAGAGGCTAAAAATATAGCAACATCACTTGGTTTTGACATAATAAAACTAAATGAGATAATTAAAAAACAGAGCAGCAGCATCAAATGTATGTACGATGATACTGCAAAAATTATAAAAAATGTTGAAAATGAGACCATCTTTGATAATCAGTATGGTGTTTATAATAAGCGCTATTTGATGAGTAAAATTGAGCAAGAGATAAGCTTGATAATGAAGTTTAAACATAAGAGTTCGCTTATTATGATTGAGCTGTCTCGTGATTTAAAAGCTAGTGTTGCAAATGAAAAAGCGGTTATGCTTATGACAAAAACTATAGCAAGACTTCTGCTTAAGACTTCAAGAAGAAGCGATATAGTCACACACTATGGAAATGGCGTTTTTGTTATGCTTTTAAAGCATACCGATATAGAGAGTGCTAAAAAAGCAAGTGAGAGACTTTGTGAACTTGTCTCAAATAGCAACTTTTTTTTAGCAGACCGTGAAATCCAGCTTAAAATTTCGGTAGGTATTACTGATATAACAGAAGATAGTTCAGTAGAAGAGATTATTGTGAGTTCTATGGATGGGATAGAAAAAGCATATGAAAATCCTAAATTAGATTATGCGGTTTTATTAAGAAAAACTTAA
- the tig gene encoding trigger factor, translating into MKIKTNKINSANAQIEAEIPRTTIDANIEKIAKNLTKTASVQGFRKGKVPVTVIKKQYGERLIQDAEAEALREVLNKGLDELKVAMSALIGEPNISKFDKSDDKIEVTVKIAMRPEINLENYADMVAPFKKPVISDKEVEDRLEKLADSQGKFVDLKKKRAAKDGDSAIIDFEGSIDGELFEGGAAQEFALVLGSNQFISGFEEQVVGMKIGEEKVIKVTFPESYGSEKLAGKDAEFKVTLHNIQEKVKVEIDEAFAAKMLAGQDDKSLENLRAQIKLQLENEALAKLYNEELKSALLETYVEKINFDLPEFVVEQEIDVSLNRKASTMSEDEIKELRENADKLQELRETFRLDAQKSVKATFIIDALATKEKVRVDENEVMQTIYYEAMQMGQDPRLAYDKYKNAGYLPAIQMSMVEDKVLTQILNSKIKEA; encoded by the coding sequence ATGAAAATCAAAACAAATAAAATAAATAGTGCAAATGCTCAAATTGAAGCAGAAATCCCAAGAACGACAATAGATGCAAATATAGAAAAAATTGCTAAAAATTTAACAAAAACTGCTTCAGTTCAAGGTTTTCGCAAAGGTAAAGTTCCTGTAACAGTTATCAAAAAACAGTATGGTGAGCGTTTAATTCAAGATGCAGAAGCAGAAGCACTTCGTGAAGTTTTAAATAAGGGACTCGATGAGTTAAAAGTGGCGATGAGTGCATTAATTGGCGAGCCAAATATCTCTAAGTTTGACAAAAGTGATGATAAAATTGAAGTAACTGTTAAAATCGCTATGAGACCTGAAATAAATCTTGAAAACTACGCTGACATGGTTGCACCTTTTAAAAAGCCTGTGATAAGTGATAAAGAAGTTGAAGATAGACTTGAGAAGTTAGCTGATTCACAAGGCAAATTTGTCGATTTAAAGAAAAAAAGAGCAGCCAAAGATGGTGACAGTGCGATAATAGACTTTGAAGGTTCAATTGATGGAGAACTATTTGAAGGTGGTGCAGCACAAGAGTTTGCACTTGTTCTTGGCTCTAATCAATTTATCTCAGGTTTTGAAGAGCAAGTTGTTGGTATGAAAATTGGTGAAGAGAAAGTTATAAAAGTAACATTCCCAGAGAGTTATGGTTCTGAGAAGTTAGCTGGAAAAGATGCTGAATTTAAAGTAACACTTCACAATATTCAAGAAAAAGTAAAAGTAGAAATTGATGAAGCTTTCGCTGCAAAAATGTTAGCAGGTCAAGATGACAAAAGTTTAGAGAATTTAAGAGCTCAGATAAAACTTCAATTAGAGAATGAGGCACTTGCTAAACTTTATAATGAAGAGTTAAAATCTGCACTCTTAGAGACATATGTTGAAAAAATCAATTTTGATTTACCAGAATTTGTAGTTGAGCAAGAGATTGATGTTTCACTTAATAGAAAAGCTAGCACAATGAGTGAAGATGAGATTAAAGAGCTGCGTGAAAATGCCGATAAACTTCAAGAACTTCGTGAAACATTCCGTCTTGATGCTCAAAAAAGTGTAAAAGCTACATTTATCATAGATGCATTAGCAACTAAGGAAAAAGTTAGAGTAGATGAGAATGAAGTTATGCAAACAATTTATTATGAGGCTATGCAGATGGGACAAGATCCAAGATTAGCTTACGATAAGTATAAAAATGCTGGTTATTTACCTGCAATTCAGATGTCAATGGTTGAGGATAAGGTGCTTACACAGATTCTTAACTCAAAGATAAAAGAGGCTTAA
- the clpP gene encoding ATP-dependent Clp endopeptidase proteolytic subunit ClpP, which yields MSYIPYVVEKTARGERSYDIYSRLLKDRIIMLSGEVNDAVASSIVAQMLFLEAEDPEKDIYFYINSPGGVVTAGMAIYDTMNYIRPDVATICVGQAASMGAFLLSSGAKGKRYALPHARIMIHQPLGGAQGQATDIAIQAKEILRMKEELNAILAKNCSQSIKKVEKDTDRDNFMSAEESKEYGMIDEVLLKKSKE from the coding sequence ATGAGTTATATCCCTTATGTAGTTGAAAAAACTGCTCGTGGAGAGCGTTCTTATGATATCTACTCTCGTCTTTTAAAAGATAGAATTATTATGCTAAGCGGAGAGGTAAACGACGCTGTTGCTTCATCAATAGTGGCGCAAATGCTTTTTTTAGAGGCTGAAGACCCAGAAAAGGATATCTACTTCTACATAAACTCTCCTGGCGGTGTAGTTACTGCTGGAATGGCTATCTATGATACTATGAACTATATCCGTCCGGATGTTGCTACTATATGTGTTGGTCAAGCTGCATCAATGGGAGCATTTTTACTCTCAAGTGGAGCTAAAGGAAAGAGGTATGCTCTTCCACATGCAAGAATTATGATTCATCAACCTCTTGGCGGTGCTCAAGGACAAGCTACAGATATTGCGATACAAGCAAAAGAGATTCTTCGTATGAAAGAGGAGTTAAATGCTATTTTGGCAAAAAACTGTTCTCAGAGCATTAAAAAAGTAGAAAAAGATACAGATAGAGATAACTTTATGAGTGCCGAGGAGTCAAAAGAGTACGGCATGATAGATGAAGTTTTACTAAAAAAGAGCAAAGAGTAA